In Perognathus longimembris pacificus isolate PPM17 chromosome 23, ASM2315922v1, whole genome shotgun sequence, a single genomic region encodes these proteins:
- the Chac1 gene encoding LOW QUALITY PROTEIN: glutathione-specific gamma-glutamylcyclotransferase 1 (The sequence of the model RefSeq protein was modified relative to this genomic sequence to represent the inferred CDS: deleted 1 base in 1 codon), which translates to MKHESAAQDAPPPALAPREDGDPPALWIFGYGSLVWRPDFAYSDSRVGFVRGYSRRFWQGDTFHRGSDKMPGRVVTLLEDGEGCTWGVAYQVRGEQVREALKYLNVREAVLGGYDTKEVTFYPQDAPDEPLTALAYVATPQNPAYLGPAPEQVIATQILACRGFAGHNLEYLLRLADFMQLCGPQAQDEHLEAIVHAVGSMLPCSYLSEQALALV; encoded by the exons ATGAAGCACGAGTCCGCAGCCCAGGACGCTCCGCCCCCCGCGCTGGCCCCCCGGGAGGACGGCGAC CCCCCCGCCCTGTGGATTTTCGGGTACGGCTCCCTGGTGTGGAGGCCCGACTTCGCCTACAGCGACAGCCGCGTGGGCTTCGTGCGCGGATACAGCCGCCGCTTCTGGCAGGGCGACACCTTCCACCGGGGCAGCGACAAGATG CCCGGCCGCGTGGTGACCCTCCTTGAAGACGGTGAG GGCTGCACTTGGGGTGTGGCGTACCAGGTGCGAGGCGAGCAGGTGAGAGAGGCCTTGAAGTACCTGAACGTGCGGGAAGCGGTGCTCGGAGGCTACGACACCAAGGAGGTCACCTTCTATCCTCAAGACGCACCGGACGAACCTCTCACCGCGCTGGCCTATGTGGCCACCCCGCAGAACCCGGCCTACCTAGGGCCCGCCCCGGAGCAGGTCATCGCCACGCAGATCCTGGCCTGCCGGGGCTTCGCCGGTCACAACCTCGAGTACTTGCTGCGCCTGGCGGACTTCATGCAGCTGTGCGGGCCCCAGGCGCAGGACGAGCACCTGGAAGCCATCGTGCACGCGGTGGGCAGCATGCTGCCCTGCTCCTACCTCAGCGAGCAGGCGCTGGCCCTGGTTTGA